A DNA window from Mariprofundus aestuarium contains the following coding sequences:
- the nadA gene encoding quinolinate synthase NadA, which yields MTTQALLKQLYDTPETDIIEQIKALKAELGDQVLILGHHYQREEVFAFADVSGDSLKLAQKAAETDAPYIIFCGVHFMAETADILTSDAQTVILPDLAAGCSMADMANDEQVSRCWDELSSVINPDECVTPVTYINSTASLKSFCGEHGGIVCTSGNARRILEWSWGNREKILFFPDQHLGENTAVVMGVPDSQMIVWDPELPLGGNSPEAIENARLILWKGFCSVHQLFKPEHADTMRKNHDGIEILAHPECSREVCETADFVGSTEMIIKHVAEAPAGTSFAIATELNLVNRLRLQFPDKPTWFLSPMVCMCSTMFRTDPQHLCAALSSIKNGEITNQIRVPRQQQRWAKLSLERMLNLG from the coding sequence ATGACTACACAGGCGCTGCTCAAGCAGCTATACGACACCCCTGAAACAGATATTATTGAACAGATCAAAGCACTGAAAGCCGAACTCGGTGACCAGGTACTGATTCTGGGCCACCACTATCAGCGCGAAGAGGTATTTGCCTTTGCTGATGTATCCGGTGATTCACTAAAGCTTGCCCAAAAGGCAGCAGAAACTGATGCCCCTTACATCATCTTCTGCGGCGTCCACTTCATGGCAGAAACCGCTGATATCTTAACCAGCGATGCGCAGACGGTGATCCTGCCCGATCTTGCCGCAGGCTGTTCGATGGCTGACATGGCAAATGATGAGCAGGTCAGCCGTTGCTGGGATGAGCTCTCTTCTGTCATCAATCCGGATGAGTGTGTTACACCGGTGACCTATATCAACTCCACCGCTTCACTTAAATCCTTCTGCGGCGAACATGGCGGCATCGTCTGCACCTCGGGCAATGCGCGCAGGATTCTGGAGTGGAGCTGGGGAAACCGTGAAAAGATCCTCTTCTTCCCCGACCAGCACCTAGGCGAGAACACCGCTGTCGTGATGGGTGTGCCCGATTCCCAGATGATTGTCTGGGATCCCGAACTGCCACTTGGTGGTAATAGTCCTGAAGCGATTGAAAATGCGCGCCTTATCCTCTGGAAAGGTTTCTGCTCGGTGCATCAGCTCTTCAAACCCGAACATGCCGATACGATGCGCAAAAACCATGATGGTATCGAGATACTCGCCCACCCTGAATGCTCACGTGAGGTGTGTGAAACCGCTGATTTCGTCGGCTCTACCGAGATGATTATCAAACATGTGGCCGAGGCCCCAGCAGGTACATCGTTCGCCATCGCCACCGAACTGAACCTGGTCAACCGCCTGCGGTTGCAGTTCCCGGACAAACCGACCTGGTTCCTCTCACCGATGGTCTGCATGTGCTCAACGATGTTTCGTACCGATCCGCAACACCTCTGCGCCGCACTCAGCTCAATTAAAAATGGTGAAATCACAAACCAGATCAGGGTTCCCCGGCAGCAGCAGCGCTGGGCGAAGCTCTCTCTGGAAAGGATGTTGAATCTTGGATAA
- a CDS encoding M18 family aminopeptidase, giving the protein MQNKDFVNGLLDFIKRSPTPFHAVQTMVEMLEYAGFKRLSEKEAWGLKGGQGSESCFVTRNDSSIIAFRLNQPLLEHGIHMVGAHTDSPCLKVKPNPEITSGGYLQLGVEVYGGALLNPWFDRDLSLAGRVSYLDEKGEVAHRLIDWEKAIAVIPSLAIHLDREANENRKINKQTDLPPLLMKLPENSDEQVVGFSAMLLEMVNGQIAGDGAKAVKVLDYELSFYDVQAPAIIGLEGDFIASARLDNLLSCYTGLMALIDHKGQQNALLVCNDHEEVGSVSASGAQGNFLKSVLSRLCDSDESFSRTMASSMMISADNAHAIHPNFADRHEPNHGPIINGGPVIKVNANQRYATNSESGAMFRHWCELAAVPVQSFVVRSDMACGSTIGPITANELGVSTVDVGVPTFAMHSVRELAGRLDAYYLYRVLNHYFN; this is encoded by the coding sequence ATGCAGAACAAGGATTTCGTGAACGGACTGCTTGATTTTATAAAGAGATCCCCAACACCGTTTCATGCTGTGCAAACCATGGTTGAGATGCTGGAGTATGCCGGCTTCAAGCGGCTGAGTGAAAAAGAGGCGTGGGGACTGAAAGGGGGGCAGGGTAGTGAGTCCTGCTTTGTTACACGCAATGACTCATCGATTATCGCATTCCGCTTAAACCAGCCACTGCTTGAACATGGCATCCATATGGTGGGAGCCCATACCGACAGCCCGTGCCTGAAGGTGAAGCCCAATCCTGAAATTACCAGCGGTGGCTACCTGCAGCTTGGCGTTGAAGTGTATGGCGGTGCTCTGCTCAACCCCTGGTTCGATCGTGACCTCTCACTGGCCGGGCGCGTCAGCTACCTGGATGAGAAGGGAGAGGTGGCACACCGGTTGATAGACTGGGAAAAAGCGATAGCGGTAATTCCAAGTCTGGCGATTCATCTTGATCGTGAGGCCAATGAGAATCGCAAGATCAACAAACAGACCGACCTGCCACCGCTATTGATGAAGCTGCCTGAAAACAGCGATGAACAAGTTGTGGGTTTCAGTGCAATGCTGCTGGAGATGGTCAATGGTCAGATAGCCGGTGATGGTGCTAAAGCCGTGAAGGTACTCGACTATGAGTTGAGCTTTTATGACGTTCAGGCGCCCGCAATCATTGGTCTGGAGGGTGATTTTATCGCCAGTGCCAGACTGGATAACCTGCTGAGCTGTTATACCGGCCTGATGGCCCTGATCGATCATAAAGGCCAACAGAACGCGCTGCTTGTATGCAATGACCATGAAGAGGTCGGCAGTGTCTCGGCTTCCGGAGCACAGGGGAACTTCCTGAAATCCGTACTGTCGCGTTTGTGTGACAGTGATGAAAGCTTCTCGCGCACGATGGCATCCAGCATGATGATTTCAGCCGATAATGCACACGCCATACACCCCAATTTTGCTGACAGGCATGAGCCCAACCATGGCCCTATCATTAATGGGGGACCCGTGATCAAGGTCAATGCCAACCAGCGTTATGCTACCAACAGTGAAAGCGGAGCCATGTTCAGACACTGGTGCGAGTTGGCCGCTGTGCCGGTGCAGTCGTTCGTGGTGCGCTCCGACATGGCCTGTGGTAGTACAATCGGCCCGATTACAGCCAATGAACTGGGTGTATCTACTGTTGATGTGGGTGTTCCGACATTTGCCATGCATTCAGTTCGTGAACTGGCTGGCCGTCTGGATGCATATTACCTTTACCGTGTGTTGAACCACTATTTTAACTAA
- a CDS encoding LOG family protein, translating to MNSELTDPSGLEGLPEEVHEHARKLIADYAHDSPYKRAILVEALRLVSDGYSNADVKMLAKTMGELRKGLDVFQPYQALRKVSVFGSARTKTDHPRYIQTMQCAAALRDEGFMIITGGGGGMMQAANEGAGEQNSFAININLPMEQQPNPIMTGSPRHFYCQYFFTRKLFFLKESDAVVLTPGGFGTLDEAFETLTLLQTGRNPPIPVVLLEAPGDDFWGPFMGSWVRRLVKDGLIDSDDHNLLFHTDSIEAATAHIRDYYLNYHSFRYVGKAVLLRIFNPLSEDALTQLNAEFSDILSEGEIDQVFQWPKSDDHCFDHLPRLRLHLDRNRMNVLPQIIRRMNTLFQQDHE from the coding sequence TTGAACTCAGAACTGACCGACCCTTCGGGGCTGGAGGGGCTTCCAGAGGAAGTTCACGAACATGCCCGTAAGCTAATCGCCGATTATGCCCACGATTCACCCTATAAACGGGCGATTCTTGTAGAAGCACTGCGGCTAGTTTCCGATGGCTACAGCAATGCCGATGTGAAGATGCTGGCAAAAACAATGGGTGAACTGCGCAAAGGTCTGGATGTATTTCAGCCTTATCAGGCGCTTCGCAAGGTCAGCGTATTCGGCTCAGCCCGAACAAAAACCGACCACCCCCGCTACATCCAGACCATGCAGTGCGCCGCAGCACTCAGGGATGAGGGTTTCATGATCATTACCGGTGGTGGCGGCGGCATGATGCAGGCTGCCAATGAAGGTGCCGGGGAGCAGAACTCCTTTGCGATCAATATCAACCTGCCGATGGAGCAGCAGCCCAATCCGATCATGACCGGCTCGCCGCGCCACTTCTACTGCCAGTACTTCTTTACCCGCAAACTCTTCTTCCTCAAGGAGAGCGATGCCGTGGTACTCACACCGGGCGGCTTCGGCACTCTGGATGAGGCATTTGAGACGCTGACGCTACTGCAGACCGGCCGCAATCCGCCGATACCTGTAGTGCTTCTGGAAGCTCCCGGGGATGACTTCTGGGGCCCATTCATGGGTTCCTGGGTACGCCGACTGGTCAAGGACGGGCTGATCGATTCCGATGATCATAACCTGCTCTTCCATACCGACAGCATAGAAGCCGCAACAGCCCATATCCGTGACTACTACCTTAATTACCACAGCTTCCGTTATGTTGGTAAGGCGGTGCTGTTGCGTATTTTCAACCCGCTCTCCGAAGATGCGTTAACACAGCTCAATGCGGAGTTCAGTGATATCCTGAGTGAAGGTGAAATCGATCAGGTATTCCAGTGGCCGAAGTCGGATGACCACTGCTTTGATCACCTGCCGCGCCTGCGCCTGCATCTGGATCGCAACCGCATGAACGTGCTACCCCAGATCATCCGCCGCATGAACACCCTCTTCCAGCAGGATCACGAATAA
- the ilvD gene encoding dihydroxy-acid dehydratase encodes MPAYRSRTSTHGRNMAGARSLWRATGMKDGDFEKPIIAVVNSFTQFVPGHVHLKDMGQLVAREIEAAGGVAKEFNTIAIDDGIAMGHGGMLYSLPSRDLIADSVEYMCNAHTADAMVCISNCDKITPGMLMAALRLNIPAVFVSGGPMEAGKITLNNREVHLDLVDAMVMAADPNESDEDVAAVERSACPTCGSCSGMFTANSMNCLAEALGLALPGNGSLLATHGDRRELFLKAGRLIVENARTWYENDDASVLPRSVATFEAFENAMALDIAMGGSTNTVLHLLACAQEAGVDFTMADIDRMSRKVPNLCKVAPAVQHYHMEDVHRAGGVVGILAELDRAGLIHRHVPTVHATTLGNALDAWDVMKPENEEARHLYRAAPGGIPTQEAFSQSERYKTLDTDREAGCIRDLEHAYSKEGGIAVLYGNIAERGCIVKTAGVDESIWKFTGRARVFESQDDSVTAILNDKIVAGDIVIIRYEGPKGGPGMQEMLYPTSYLKSKGMGKACALLTDGRFSGGTSGLSIGHASPEAAEGGAIGLVQDGDSIEIDIPNRSVHLAISEDELASRRAAMEAKGADAWKPLNRERPVSKALLAYAALTTSADKGAVRNLDQLK; translated from the coding sequence ATGCCTGCTTATCGTTCCCGCACATCCACCCATGGCCGTAATATGGCCGGTGCCCGTTCACTCTGGCGCGCCACTGGTATGAAGGATGGTGATTTTGAAAAGCCGATTATCGCCGTGGTCAACTCATTCACCCAGTTTGTTCCGGGTCATGTGCACCTCAAAGACATGGGGCAGCTGGTAGCGCGCGAGATTGAAGCGGCCGGTGGCGTAGCCAAGGAGTTCAATACCATCGCCATTGATGACGGTATCGCTATGGGCCATGGTGGTATGCTCTACTCCTTGCCAAGTCGCGACCTGATTGCCGATTCGGTGGAGTATATGTGTAACGCCCATACGGCTGATGCGATGGTCTGCATCTCCAACTGTGACAAGATCACACCGGGCATGCTGATGGCAGCACTGCGGTTGAACATCCCGGCGGTGTTTGTATCCGGTGGCCCGATGGAGGCCGGTAAAATCACCCTCAATAACCGTGAGGTACATCTGGACCTGGTCGATGCCATGGTAATGGCTGCTGATCCGAATGAGTCTGATGAAGATGTGGCTGCGGTTGAACGCTCCGCCTGTCCGACTTGTGGTTCATGCTCCGGCATGTTTACCGCCAACTCCATGAACTGTCTGGCTGAAGCACTGGGTCTGGCACTGCCTGGCAATGGCTCTCTGCTGGCAACGCATGGTGACCGTCGTGAACTGTTCCTTAAAGCCGGCCGTCTGATTGTTGAGAATGCCCGCACCTGGTACGAGAACGATGATGCATCGGTGCTGCCACGTTCGGTTGCCACCTTTGAGGCGTTTGAAAATGCGATGGCTCTCGATATCGCCATGGGCGGTTCAACCAATACCGTTCTGCATCTGCTGGCCTGTGCGCAGGAGGCCGGTGTTGATTTCACCATGGCCGATATCGACCGCATGAGCCGCAAGGTTCCCAACCTCTGCAAGGTTGCACCCGCTGTGCAGCACTACCATATGGAGGATGTACATCGTGCAGGTGGCGTGGTCGGTATCCTTGCCGAGCTGGACAGGGCAGGGCTGATTCACCGTCATGTGCCGACCGTACATGCCACCACACTCGGTAACGCGCTTGATGCATGGGATGTGATGAAACCGGAGAACGAGGAGGCGCGTCATCTCTATCGCGCTGCTCCCGGCGGCATCCCGACACAGGAGGCCTTCTCGCAGTCCGAGCGTTATAAAACACTGGATACCGATCGTGAGGCCGGTTGTATCCGAGATCTTGAACATGCCTATTCAAAAGAGGGCGGCATTGCGGTGCTCTACGGCAATATTGCCGAACGTGGCTGCATTGTAAAAACAGCTGGTGTGGATGAGTCGATCTGGAAGTTCACAGGGCGTGCGCGTGTGTTTGAATCACAGGACGATTCGGTTACAGCTATCCTCAACGATAAAATCGTTGCCGGAGATATTGTTATTATCCGTTATGAAGGCCCTAAAGGTGGCCCTGGCATGCAGGAGATGCTCTATCCGACCTCCTACCTTAAATCCAAAGGTATGGGCAAGGCATGCGCCCTGCTGACCGATGGTCGTTTCTCAGGTGGTACCTCGGGACTCTCTATCGGCCATGCCTCCCCTGAGGCTGCTGAGGGTGGTGCGATCGGTCTGGTGCAAGATGGCGATAGCATCGAAATCGATATCCCGAATCGTTCGGTTCATTTGGCAATATCAGAAGATGAGCTTGCAAGCCGTCGTGCAGCGATGGAAGCCAAGGGTGCAGATGCCTGGAAACCGCTCAATCGCGAACGCCCAGTCTCTAAAGCCCTGTTGGCCTATGCCGCGCTTACTACTTCAGCCGATAAAGGTGCCGTTCGTAATCTCGATCAGCTTAAGTAA
- a CDS encoding NAD(P)-dependent oxidoreductase, giving the protein MTQCIGFIGIGIMGQAMAANILKAGHPLTVYNRSSEKTETLCEAGALFACKPSLVADASDIIILMLTGQEAVDEVLYGDEGLLAGECEGKVLINMSTVPAHCSREWAEKLAEHGLTLIDAPVSGSKAPAELGTLVILAGGPEEVVRNQEPLLLSMGKKVIYCGPVGSGSSMKLAINLLLGIMMEGMAEALHLAESSGLATETLIDAVASGPLACTLFQLKEEMFKTGSYPAQFPFKHMAKDMQFVVAAAEKNGALLPLGSELAKLFSPAADASLMDQDFAAVKTLLEKNRDS; this is encoded by the coding sequence ATGACACAGTGCATCGGATTTATCGGCATCGGCATCATGGGGCAGGCCATGGCCGCCAATATTCTTAAAGCTGGTCATCCGCTTACCGTTTACAACCGTAGCTCTGAAAAAACTGAGACGCTATGTGAGGCCGGTGCACTGTTTGCGTGCAAGCCATCTCTGGTGGCCGATGCCTCGGATATCATCATCCTGATGCTGACCGGCCAGGAGGCTGTCGATGAGGTTCTGTATGGTGATGAAGGCCTGTTGGCCGGTGAGTGTGAAGGCAAGGTCCTAATCAACATGAGCACCGTACCTGCACACTGCTCCAGGGAGTGGGCAGAGAAGCTTGCTGAACATGGTCTGACCCTGATTGATGCACCAGTCTCCGGCTCAAAAGCACCTGCCGAGTTGGGTACTCTGGTCATCCTTGCCGGTGGCCCGGAAGAGGTTGTTCGAAATCAGGAGCCCCTGCTTCTCAGCATGGGCAAGAAGGTAATCTATTGCGGCCCCGTCGGCAGCGGCTCCAGCATGAAGCTGGCGATCAACCTGTTGCTGGGCATTATGATGGAGGGGATGGCTGAGGCCTTGCATCTGGCTGAATCCTCTGGACTGGCGACTGAAACCCTGATTGATGCCGTGGCTTCAGGTCCTCTGGCCTGCACACTGTTCCAGCTCAAGGAGGAGATGTTCAAGACGGGCAGTTATCCAGCGCAGTTCCCCTTCAAGCACATGGCCAAGGATATGCAGTTCGTAGTGGCTGCTGCCGAGAAAAACGGGGCTCTCCTGCCACTAGGCAGTGAGCTTGCCAAGCTCTTCTCCCCCGCTGCCGATGCCAGCTTGATGGATCAGGATTTTGCTGCAGTCAAAACCCTGCTGGAGAAAAACAGAGACAGCTAA
- a CDS encoding SPOR domain-containing protein, protein MSESNSGMDIKKQSFEQVDDDPASYLDSLIAQFEDDSNAHFANEIDQLQSTADGEIGLIKQAVLEPEKSSSQNPPLDKAGDLGKSLLVGMVVVAVLGVGLWLAFRGDDKAQTIIATGQPVTTATEHAAAQPVPPQPAAIPVVKEPITTQLKTVVPEPSEPPLSAAEQQAEVKTEAAADSDTIQHPGADLASRKVTAPKSGQSGKVWAVNLTSVSTLASAGEIEEDLNSRGVTTEVKRVTVGGKLFYRIRIPGFGSREEAEQVRLPFLKEREFSSAWVEDYRVEVLPSE, encoded by the coding sequence TTGTCCGAAAGCAATTCCGGCATGGATATTAAGAAGCAATCATTCGAACAGGTGGATGACGATCCGGCATCTTATCTCGATTCTCTCATCGCTCAGTTTGAAGATGACTCCAATGCGCATTTCGCAAATGAAATCGACCAGCTGCAATCAACAGCCGATGGTGAGATTGGGCTGATCAAACAGGCCGTGTTGGAGCCTGAAAAATCCTCATCGCAAAACCCGCCCCTTGATAAGGCAGGCGACCTTGGCAAATCTCTTCTGGTCGGCATGGTAGTTGTAGCCGTACTCGGCGTTGGTCTATGGCTGGCTTTCAGAGGCGACGATAAGGCACAGACAATCATTGCGACTGGTCAGCCGGTTACAACGGCGACCGAGCATGCGGCAGCCCAACCAGTTCCACCTCAACCAGCAGCCATTCCCGTGGTCAAAGAACCTATAACCACACAACTGAAAACGGTCGTGCCGGAGCCAAGTGAGCCTCCTCTGTCCGCTGCAGAGCAGCAGGCGGAGGTCAAAACAGAGGCGGCGGCTGATTCTGACACTATACAGCATCCGGGGGCAGATTTGGCCTCACGCAAGGTCACTGCGCCTAAGTCTGGTCAATCTGGCAAGGTATGGGCGGTCAATTTGACATCCGTTTCCACGTTGGCCTCAGCTGGAGAGATAGAGGAAGACCTCAATAGCAGGGGAGTTACGACTGAGGTGAAACGGGTCACGGTTGGCGGGAAGTTGTTTTATCGCATACGTATTCCCGGTTTTGGTAGCAGGGAGGAAGCCGAACAGGTTCGCTTGCCGTTCCTGAAGGAGAGGGAGTTCAGTAGTGCCTGGGTAGAGGACTACCGCGTAGAGGTTCTGCCGTCAGAGTAA
- a CDS encoding OmpA family protein, giving the protein MDNKRHFLPLITLLLLAFPLYSQAGTIHSIEQEISAFKASGLHKYAPLTTSRVEAYLGAAMLASETQKDEEAAAALKRTEEMLAEARVTAAGFQAQFRNLIELRREAKSVEDIVATSTHEETSLAPQQQLAEAERLLDQVIMTRERGELNKTQEHAAAAKAAYREALNANYSQLSVLTARAISKASSSGAKRYAPVTYKAANEQLAALRGYIDGFDSTPPAHSTEAYYLAIEAQLISEQVKLWRKSSSSFEEIVIREREFRQNLARTLDMQTPESVLLVSHSPKELIAAVQGLKTALETERKARADDAVRLKIQFEEELQSKLNSQTDAQRSQITDMKEVFRAKLERETYEKKRQAQLRSQFKKGDADIFVNLDGSLLIRMIALQFPSGSSKIDPQQNDLLARLKLALEAYADRTVRIEGHTDDQGDVKPNQVLSLKRAEAVRDFLISAGTDAGRLKALGYGEVRPIASNEFPQGRAMNRRIDIVIDAAK; this is encoded by the coding sequence TTGGATAATAAAAGGCACTTTCTCCCGCTCATCACCCTCCTGTTACTGGCCTTTCCGCTCTATTCGCAGGCCGGCACCATCCATTCGATTGAGCAGGAGATCAGCGCCTTCAAAGCCAGCGGCCTGCACAAATATGCACCCCTGACCACCTCACGCGTCGAAGCCTATCTGGGGGCGGCCATGCTCGCTTCCGAAACGCAAAAGGATGAGGAGGCAGCCGCGGCACTGAAAAGAACTGAAGAGATGCTGGCCGAAGCCAGAGTGACGGCAGCGGGTTTTCAGGCGCAGTTCCGTAACTTGATCGAGCTGCGCAGAGAGGCCAAGTCCGTTGAGGATATCGTTGCAACCTCCACACACGAAGAGACCAGCCTTGCTCCGCAACAGCAGCTTGCCGAAGCAGAAAGGTTACTGGATCAGGTGATCATGACGCGTGAACGCGGCGAACTGAACAAGACCCAGGAGCATGCAGCAGCAGCTAAGGCCGCCTACAGGGAGGCCCTGAACGCCAATTATTCGCAGCTCTCCGTATTAACTGCCAGGGCAATCTCAAAAGCCTCCTCCAGCGGCGCAAAACGATATGCTCCTGTTACCTACAAGGCAGCCAATGAGCAGCTGGCCGCACTGCGCGGTTATATCGACGGCTTCGACTCGACACCACCTGCCCATTCGACTGAGGCCTATTACCTGGCGATTGAAGCCCAGCTCATCAGTGAACAGGTGAAGCTGTGGCGCAAGAGTAGCAGCAGCTTTGAGGAGATCGTCATCAGGGAGCGGGAGTTCCGCCAGAATCTGGCCCGTACCCTTGATATGCAGACCCCCGAGAGCGTGCTTCTGGTCAGCCACTCCCCGAAAGAGCTAATCGCTGCTGTGCAGGGATTAAAAACCGCACTGGAGACTGAACGCAAGGCACGTGCCGATGATGCAGTACGACTGAAAATTCAGTTTGAGGAAGAACTGCAGAGCAAGCTAAATAGTCAGACCGATGCGCAGCGAAGCCAGATTACCGATATGAAAGAGGTGTTCCGCGCCAAGCTGGAGCGGGAAACCTATGAGAAAAAACGCCAGGCACAGCTACGCTCCCAGTTCAAAAAAGGTGATGCTGATATCTTCGTTAACCTCGATGGCTCACTGCTGATCCGTATGATCGCGCTGCAGTTCCCTTCCGGCAGCAGCAAGATTGATCCACAGCAGAATGATCTCCTGGCACGCCTGAAATTGGCATTGGAGGCCTACGCCGACAGGACCGTCCGCATTGAGGGTCACACCGATGATCAGGGTGATGTGAAACCAAATCAGGTACTCTCCCTGAAACGGGCCGAAGCGGTGCGGGACTTCCTGATCTCAGCCGGCACCGACGCTGGCCGGCTGAAGGCACTCGGTTACGGCGAGGTGCGCCCGATTGCCAGCAACGAGTTTCCGCAGGGCCGCGCCATGAACCGGCGCATCGACATCGTTATCGACGCTGCCAAGTAA
- a CDS encoding methyltransferase codes for MSYKSHLKLLDQLLVETQPLWQPHPFKELRPGWCSDHPELTRALLNLDEATLSHYTSDNEALITLISAYIPQLSVIPSLVLLPATTQNQQSEIEPRLYSGIPGRKWQQITSLYESIENPHRAITEWCGGKGYLGRLLSREWQQPVTTLEQNPQLVEAGTKLAGKHHVNQQFRKVDVLHDRVDPYLSDHHAIALHACGDLHRELVRRIIETGVPSFSIVPCCYHLGRDKNYTPFISGLKLKLSREALRLAVNETVTAHNNEIEQRNRDMAWKLGFQQLWQELSGSAAYHSFTPVPKAWLKEGFKVYCQKLAEREGLTLPADLDWSEWEARAYKRQHEVMRLQLLRQCFKRVLELWLIMDMTVYLEENGYSVSVHVFCERVVTPRNIIIEGKH; via the coding sequence ATGTCATATAAGAGTCACCTGAAACTGCTGGATCAACTCCTTGTTGAAACCCAACCACTCTGGCAACCGCATCCGTTCAAGGAGCTCCGGCCGGGGTGGTGCAGCGACCACCCGGAGCTTACCCGTGCGCTTCTGAATTTGGATGAGGCTACTCTGAGCCACTACACATCCGACAACGAAGCACTCATCACACTCATATCCGCTTATATTCCACAACTATCCGTGATTCCATCACTGGTGTTGCTGCCGGCAACAACACAGAACCAGCAAAGTGAGATCGAGCCACGCCTCTATAGTGGCATTCCCGGCAGAAAGTGGCAGCAGATCACTTCGCTCTATGAATCGATAGAGAACCCGCATCGGGCCATCACCGAGTGGTGTGGCGGCAAGGGTTACCTTGGGAGGCTGCTCTCGAGAGAGTGGCAGCAACCGGTCACTACACTTGAACAGAACCCTCAATTGGTGGAGGCCGGAACGAAACTTGCCGGCAAACACCACGTAAACCAGCAGTTCAGAAAGGTGGATGTACTGCATGACCGGGTCGATCCATACCTGAGCGATCATCATGCCATTGCACTGCATGCCTGTGGTGATCTCCACCGAGAGCTGGTTCGTCGGATCATCGAAACAGGCGTGCCGAGCTTCAGCATCGTGCCATGCTGTTACCACCTTGGCCGGGATAAAAACTACACACCCTTTATTTCCGGGCTGAAACTGAAGTTATCCAGGGAGGCACTGCGCCTGGCTGTGAATGAAACCGTCACCGCCCACAACAACGAGATCGAACAACGAAACCGGGATATGGCTTGGAAACTGGGTTTCCAACAACTATGGCAGGAACTTAGTGGCAGTGCTGCTTACCACAGCTTCACCCCCGTTCCCAAAGCATGGTTAAAAGAAGGATTTAAAGTCTACTGCCAGAAACTGGCCGAGCGAGAAGGGTTAACCCTGCCCGCAGACCTAGACTGGAGTGAGTGGGAGGCTAGAGCCTACAAACGCCAGCACGAGGTGATGCGCCTGCAGCTATTACGCCAATGCTTCAAACGAGTGCTGGAGCTGTGGCTAATCATGGATATGACGGTCTATCTGGAAGAGAACGGTTACAGCGTGAGCGTTCATGTTTTTTGTGAGCGAGTAGTAACCCCGCGCAACATCATTATTGAAGGAAAACACTGA
- a CDS encoding cyclic nucleotide-binding domain-containing protein yields MRLGSIISGKQRSQNRIGGISHIPTMKNRADYLETPFNHPEYSINEMIVMTGAIPLFDKIESEQIGVIAAHMKTVHLDANQQLFAEGEKSDYICFIVSGTVDVVKQSQTGLPVSVSTLSRGRSIGEMALIDAFPRSASVIARTPCTLLKITRESFDKILEERPRAGVSFMRALSQGLSLHLRRTSGQFADAYESTGLASAHSDTKEAATRVANKTTKLIDLIINRKPSNLVPLVRQYT; encoded by the coding sequence ATGCGACTTGGTTCTATTATTTCGGGTAAGCAGAGGTCTCAGAACAGGATCGGTGGTATAAGCCATATTCCAACGATGAAGAACAGAGCCGATTACCTCGAGACTCCTTTCAATCATCCTGAATATTCAATTAATGAAATGATTGTTATGACAGGGGCTATCCCTCTTTTTGATAAAATCGAAAGTGAGCAGATCGGAGTCATTGCCGCGCATATGAAAACCGTTCATCTGGATGCGAATCAGCAGCTTTTTGCCGAGGGTGAAAAGAGCGACTACATCTGCTTTATCGTTTCCGGCACCGTTGATGTTGTTAAGCAGTCACAAACTGGTTTGCCTGTTTCTGTTTCAACACTTTCCCGTGGCCGCAGTATTGGTGAGATGGCACTGATTGATGCCTTCCCTCGCTCTGCCAGTGTCATTGCCCGGACCCCATGTACCCTGCTGAAGATAACGCGTGAAAGTTTCGATAAGATTTTAGAGGAGCGTCCCCGTGCAGGGGTTTCATTCATGAGGGCCCTCTCTCAGGGGCTTAGTTTGCATCTGCGCAGAACATCGGGACAGTTTGCAGATGCGTACGAATCGACAGGATTGGCTTCTGCTCATTCTGACACGAAAGAGGCGGCAACGAGAGTCGCTAATAAAACAACGAAACTTATTGATCTTATCATCAACAGAAAACCTTCGAACCTGGTCCCGCTGGTCAGGCAGTATACCTGA